In Geminocystis sp. NIES-3708, a single window of DNA contains:
- the tsaD gene encoding tRNA (adenosine(37)-N6)-threonylcarbamoyltransferase complex transferase subunit TsaD — protein sequence MSVILAVESSCDETSVAIVKNRNILSNVIASQIKLHEQYGGVVPELASRKHLEIVNPCIDKALEESQLSWNDIDAIAATVTPGLVGSLIVGMTAAKTLAMVHHKPFLGIHHLEGHIYASYLNEPDLEPPFLCLLVSGGHTSLIHVKASGIYENIGSTRDDAAGEAFDKVARLLGLPYPGGPIIDKLAKQGNPEAFKLPEGRVSLPHNQGFHPYDSSFSGLKTAMLRLITKLKEEKRGNLPIEDLCASFQFTVAKALTKRAICACLDLNLTKIAVGGGVAANSGLRQHLQQEADKHKLQVFFPPLKLCTDNAAMIACAACDHFNHNLRSSLSLGVASRMNIENVSKLYQ from the coding sequence ATGAGTGTTATTTTAGCAGTAGAAAGCAGTTGTGATGAAACTAGCGTCGCAATTGTAAAAAATCGTAATATTTTATCGAATGTAATTGCGTCACAAATTAAGTTACATGAACAATATGGTGGTGTCGTACCTGAATTAGCTTCTCGTAAGCATTTAGAAATAGTTAATCCTTGTATTGATAAAGCATTAGAAGAATCTCAACTTTCATGGAATGATATTGATGCGATCGCCGCCACCGTGACACCCGGATTAGTCGGATCATTAATTGTCGGAATGACGGCCGCAAAAACTCTCGCTATGGTGCATCATAAGCCATTTTTAGGTATTCATCATCTAGAAGGTCATATATATGCTAGTTATCTTAATGAGCCTGATTTAGAACCACCTTTTCTTTGTCTATTAGTATCTGGTGGACATACTAGCTTGATTCATGTCAAAGCCAGTGGAATATATGAAAATATTGGTTCAACTCGTGATGATGCGGCGGGAGAAGCTTTTGATAAAGTAGCTCGGTTATTAGGTTTACCTTATCCCGGAGGTCCTATAATTGATAAACTAGCAAAACAAGGTAATCCAGAGGCGTTTAAATTGCCTGAAGGGAGAGTATCTTTACCTCATAATCAAGGTTTTCATCCTTATGATTCTAGTTTTAGCGGTTTAAAAACTGCGATGTTAAGATTAATAACAAAATTGAAAGAGGAAAAAAGAGGTAATTTACCTATTGAGGATTTATGTGCTAGTTTTCAATTTACCGTAGCAAAAGCTTTGACAAAAAGAGCTATTTGTGCTTGTTTAGACTTAAATTTAACTAAAATTGCCGTTGGTGGTGGTGTAGCCGCTAATAGTGGTTTAAGACAACATTTACAACAGGAAGCAGATAAACATAAATTACAAGTATTTTTTCCGCCTCTCAAACTTTGCACAGATAATGCCGCTATGATTGCTTGTGCTGCTTGTGATCATTTTAACCATAATTTACGATCCTCTTTATCATTAGGAGTGGCTTCGAGGATGAATATTGAAAACGTAAGCAAACTTTATCAATAA
- the psaB gene encoding photosystem I core protein PsaB, with translation MATKFPKFSQDLAQDPTTRRIWYGIATAHDFETHDGMTEENLYQKIFASHFGHLAIIFLWTSGTVFHVAWQGNFEQWIKDPLNVRPIAHAIWDPHFGQGAIDAFTQAGASSPVNVAYSGVYHWFYTIGMTNNQDLYQGAVFLLILSAIFLFAGWLHLQPKFRPSLSWFKNAESRLNHHLAGLFGVSSLAWAGHLVHVAIPESRGVHVGWDNFLSVKPHPAGLAPFFTGNWGVYAQNPDTASQVFGTSDGAGTAILTFLGGFHPQTESLWLTDIAHHHLAIAVIFIIAGHMYRTNWGIGHSIKDILAAHKPPSGKLGAGHRGLYDTINNSLHFQLGLALACLGVVTSLVAQHMYSMPSYAFIAKDYTTQAALYTHHQYIAGFLMVGAFAHGAIFFVRDYDPEANKDNVLARMLEHKEAIISHLSWVSLFLGFHTLGLYVHNDVVVAFGTPEKQILIEPVFAQWIQAAHGKALYGFDTLLSNPDSVAATAYPNYANVWLPGWLDAINSGANSLFLTIGPGDFLVHHAIALGLHTTTLILVKGALDARGSKLMPDKKDFGFSFPCDGPGRGGTCDISAWDSFYLAMFWMLNTLGWLTFYWHWKHLGIWQGNVAQFNENSTYLMGWFRDYLWANSAQLINGYNPYGVNNLSVWAWMFLFGHLVWATGFMFLISWRGYWQELIETIVWAHERTPLANIVRWKDKPVALSIVQARLVGLAHFTVGYILTYAAFLIASTAGKFG, from the coding sequence ATGGCAACTAAATTTCCCAAATTTAGCCAAGATTTAGCCCAAGATCCAACTACAAGACGGATATGGTACGGAATTGCTACCGCTCATGACTTTGAAACTCATGACGGTATGACCGAAGAGAATCTCTACCAAAAGATTTTTGCTTCTCATTTCGGTCATTTGGCAATCATTTTCTTATGGACTTCCGGAACTGTATTTCACGTAGCTTGGCAAGGCAATTTTGAGCAGTGGATCAAAGATCCTTTAAACGTCCGTCCCATCGCCCATGCGATCTGGGATCCTCATTTCGGTCAAGGCGCTATTGATGCTTTTACCCAAGCTGGTGCTTCTAGTCCTGTAAACGTTGCTTATTCAGGTGTTTACCATTGGTTTTATACCATTGGGATGACCAACAATCAAGATTTATATCAAGGTGCAGTTTTTCTTTTAATTCTGTCTGCTATATTCTTGTTTGCTGGTTGGTTACACTTACAACCTAAGTTCCGTCCTAGCCTTTCTTGGTTTAAGAATGCTGAATCTCGTTTAAATCACCATTTAGCTGGTTTATTCGGTGTTAGTTCTTTAGCATGGGCTGGTCACTTAGTACACGTTGCTATTCCTGAATCTCGTGGTGTACACGTTGGTTGGGATAACTTCTTAAGTGTTAAACCTCACCCCGCAGGACTAGCTCCTTTCTTTACTGGTAACTGGGGCGTTTATGCTCAAAACCCTGATACAGCTAGTCAAGTCTTCGGTACTTCTGATGGTGCAGGAACTGCAATCTTAACCTTTTTAGGTGGTTTCCATCCTCAAACCGAATCCCTTTGGTTGACTGACATTGCTCATCACCATTTAGCTATTGCTGTCATCTTCATTATTGCTGGTCATATGTACCGCACTAACTGGGGTATTGGTCACAGTATTAAGGACATCTTAGCTGCCCACAAACCACCTTCTGGTAAATTGGGAGCGGGACACAGAGGACTTTATGACACCATTAATAACTCTTTACACTTCCAGTTAGGTTTAGCCCTAGCTTGTTTAGGAGTTGTTACTTCTTTGGTGGCTCAACATATGTACTCGATGCCTTCTTACGCTTTCATCGCAAAGGATTATACTACCCAAGCGGCTCTTTACACTCATCACCAATACATTGCTGGTTTCTTGATGGTAGGTGCTTTTGCTCACGGTGCTATTTTCTTCGTGCGTGATTATGATCCTGAAGCCAACAAAGATAACGTTTTAGCTCGGATGTTAGAGCACAAAGAGGCGATTATTTCTCACTTAAGTTGGGTATCTCTTTTCTTAGGTTTCCACACTTTAGGACTTTATGTTCATAATGATGTTGTGGTTGCTTTTGGTACTCCTGAGAAACAAATATTAATTGAACCTGTGTTTGCTCAATGGATTCAAGCGGCTCACGGTAAAGCTCTCTACGGTTTTGATACTTTGTTATCTAATCCTGATAGTGTTGCGGCTACTGCTTATCCTAACTATGCCAATGTTTGGTTGCCCGGTTGGTTAGACGCAATTAATAGCGGAGCTAACTCCTTATTCCTCACGATTGGACCTGGTGATTTCTTAGTTCACCATGCAATTGCATTAGGATTACACACCACTACCTTAATTCTCGTTAAGGGTGCTTTAGATGCTCGTGGTTCTAAATTAATGCCCGACAAAAAAGACTTTGGTTTCTCCTTCCCTTGTGATGGTCCTGGTCGTGGTGGTACTTGTGACATCTCTGCATGGGATTCCTTCTACTTAGCGATGTTCTGGATGCTCAATACTTTAGGTTGGTTAACCTTCTACTGGCATTGGAAACACCTCGGTATCTGGCAAGGTAACGTTGCTCAGTTTAATGAAAACTCTACCTATCTAATGGGTTGGTTCAGAGATTACTTATGGGCAAACTCTGCTCAGTTAATTAATGGTTATAATCCTTACGGTGTAAATAACCTCTCCGTCTGGGCTTGGATGTTCTTATTCGGACACCTTGTTTGGGCAACTGGTTTCATGTTCTTAATTTCTTGGCGTGGATACTGGCAAGAATTAATTGAAACTATTGTTTGGGCTCACGAGCGTACTCCTCTAGCTAACATTGTTCGCTGGAAAGATAAACCCGTTGCTCTTTCGATCGTTCAAGCTCGTTTGGTTGGTTTAGCTCACTTCACTGTTGGTTATATCCTTACCTACGCAGCCTTCTTAATTGCTTCTACTGCTGGGAAGTTTGGTTAA
- the psaA gene encoding photosystem I core protein PsaA, which yields MTVSPQKEAKAKVIVDKDPVPTSFEKWGKPGHFDRTLARGPKTTTWIWNLHADAHDFDSQTSDLEDISRKIFSAHFGHLAVVFVWLSGMYFHGAKFSNYSAWLADPLNVKPSAQQVWSVVGQDILNADVGGGFHGIQITSGLFQLWRASGITNEYQLYVTAIGGLVMAGLMLFAGWFHYHKAAPKLEWFQNVESMMNHHLAGLLGLGSLGWAGHQIHVSLPINKLLDAGVAPQDIPLPHEFILDPSKMAELYPSFAQGLTPFFTLNWGVYSDFLTFKGGLNPVTGGLWLSDTAHHHLAIAVLFIIAGHMYRTNWGIGHSMKEILEGHKGPFTGEGHKGLYEILTTSWHAQLAINLALLGSLTIIVAQHMYAMPPYPYLATDYGTQLSLFTHHMWIGAFFIVGAGAHASIFMVRDYDPAKNVNNLLDRVLRHRDAIISHLNWVCIWLGFHSFGLYIHNDTMRALGRPQDLFSDSAIQLQPVFAQWIQGLHTAAAGATAPFAGATASYAFGGDIVAVGGKVAMMPITLGTADFMVHHIHAFTIHVTVLILLKGVLYARSSRLIPDKAELGFRFPCDGPGRGGTCQVSGWDHVFLGLFWMYNSISVVIFHFSWKMQSDVWGTVLPDGSVSHITGGNFAQSAITINGWLRDFLWAQAANVINSYGSALSAYGIMFLAGHFIFAFSLMFLFSGRGYWQELIESIVWAHNKLKLAPAIQPRALSIIQGRAVGVAHYLLGGIVTTWAFFLCRILSVG from the coding sequence ATGACAGTAAGCCCTCAAAAAGAGGCGAAAGCTAAAGTTATTGTAGATAAAGATCCAGTTCCTACCTCCTTTGAAAAATGGGGTAAACCCGGACATTTTGATCGCACTTTAGCTAGAGGTCCTAAAACCACAACATGGATTTGGAACCTTCACGCCGATGCCCACGATTTCGATAGTCAAACCAGTGATTTAGAAGATATTTCTCGTAAAATCTTCAGCGCTCACTTCGGTCATTTAGCAGTAGTATTCGTTTGGTTAAGTGGAATGTACTTCCACGGAGCTAAGTTTTCCAACTACTCCGCCTGGTTAGCAGATCCCCTTAACGTTAAGCCTAGTGCTCAACAAGTCTGGTCTGTTGTAGGTCAAGACATTCTCAACGCCGATGTAGGCGGTGGTTTTCACGGTATTCAAATCACATCTGGTTTATTCCAATTATGGAGAGCCTCTGGTATCACCAATGAGTATCAGCTTTATGTAACCGCTATTGGTGGTTTAGTTATGGCTGGTTTAATGCTCTTTGCTGGTTGGTTTCATTACCATAAAGCCGCTCCTAAGTTGGAATGGTTTCAGAATGTAGAATCAATGATGAATCACCACTTAGCTGGTTTATTGGGATTAGGTTCATTAGGATGGGCTGGACACCAAATTCACGTATCTTTACCAATTAACAAATTGTTAGATGCCGGTGTTGCTCCACAGGATATTCCTTTACCTCATGAATTTATTCTCGATCCTAGCAAAATGGCTGAATTATATCCCAGCTTTGCTCAAGGTTTAACACCATTTTTTACCTTAAATTGGGGAGTTTATTCTGACTTCTTAACCTTTAAAGGTGGTTTAAATCCTGTTACTGGTGGTCTTTGGTTGTCTGATACTGCTCACCATCACTTGGCGATCGCTGTATTATTCATCATTGCAGGTCATATGTACCGCACCAACTGGGGAATCGGTCATAGCATGAAAGAAATATTAGAAGGCCACAAAGGACCATTCACTGGTGAAGGTCATAAAGGACTCTATGAAATCTTAACCACATCATGGCACGCACAATTAGCCATTAACCTCGCTTTATTAGGTTCTTTGACTATCATTGTTGCTCAACATATGTACGCTATGCCTCCTTATCCCTACCTCGCCACCGACTATGGTACTCAGTTATCACTGTTTACTCACCACATGTGGATCGGTGCATTCTTTATCGTAGGTGCAGGTGCTCACGCTTCTATTTTCATGGTTCGTGACTATGATCCTGCTAAGAACGTTAATAACTTGTTAGACAGAGTACTCCGTCATCGTGATGCGATTATTTCTCACCTCAACTGGGTATGTATATGGTTAGGCTTCCATAGCTTTGGTTTGTACATTCACAATGACACCATGAGAGCTTTAGGTCGTCCTCAAGATTTATTTTCTGATTCTGCAATTCAGTTACAACCTGTCTTTGCTCAATGGATACAAGGTCTTCACACTGCGGCGGCTGGTGCAACTGCTCCTTTTGCTGGTGCAACTGCTAGTTATGCTTTCGGTGGTGACATTGTAGCTGTAGGTGGCAAGGTAGCAATGATGCCTATTACATTAGGTACTGCAGATTTCATGGTTCACCATATCCATGCGTTTACCATTCACGTTACCGTTTTAATCCTCCTTAAAGGTGTACTCTATGCTCGTAGCTCCAGACTTATCCCTGATAAAGCTGAGTTAGGCTTCCGTTTCCCTTGTGATGGACCTGGTCGTGGTGGCACTTGTCAAGTATCTGGATGGGATCATGTCTTCTTAGGATTATTCTGGATGTACAACTCCATCTCTGTGGTAATATTCCACTTCAGTTGGAAAATGCAATCTGATGTTTGGGGAACTGTTTTACCTGATGGTAGTGTTTCTCACATCACTGGTGGTAATTTCGCTCAAAGTGCTATTACTATCAACGGCTGGTTAAGAGATTTCTTATGGGCACAAGCGGCTAATGTAATTAACTCTTACGGTTCAGCTTTATCTGCCTATGGCATCATGTTCTTAGCAGGTCACTTCATCTTCGCTTTTAGCTTAATGTTCCTTTTCAGCGGACGTGGCTACTGGCAAGAGTTAATTGAATCCATTGTTTGGGCTCATAATAAACTCAAATTAGCTCCCGCTATCCAACCCCGTGCTTTGAGCATTATTCAAGGTCGTGCGGTAGGTGTAGCTCACTATCTCTTAGGAGGTATTGTGACTACATGGGCATTCTTCCTCTGTCGTATTCTATCGGTAGGTTAA
- the lpxA gene encoding acyl-ACP--UDP-N-acetylglucosamine O-acyltransferase produces the protein MIHPTAIINPKAELDPSVEIAPNVVIGADVKIGANTIIGANVVIDGSIEIGCNNQIFPGAALGLPPQDLKYKGGKSRVKIGNGNTIREYVTINRATEEGEETIVGNDNLLMAYVHVAHNCVLGDRIVIANSVALAGHVEVESKAVIGGMLGIHQFVKVGKMAMLGGMSRIDRDVPPYMLVEGNPSHVRSLNLVALKRNNFDSEQIAIMKKAYKILYKSGLTISRALKELEPLCENEHIKHLSQFMESSMNNKNRRGLINGNQ, from the coding sequence GTGATACATCCTACTGCCATTATAAATCCCAAAGCTGAATTAGATCCATCTGTGGAAATCGCTCCTAATGTTGTGATTGGTGCTGACGTTAAAATTGGTGCTAATACTATTATCGGGGCAAATGTAGTTATTGATGGTTCTATCGAAATCGGCTGTAATAATCAAATTTTTCCCGGTGCTGCTTTAGGTTTACCACCTCAAGATCTAAAATATAAAGGCGGTAAAAGTAGAGTAAAAATTGGTAATGGTAATACTATTCGAGAATATGTAACCATCAATCGTGCGACAGAAGAAGGAGAAGAAACCATCGTTGGTAATGATAATTTGCTCATGGCTTACGTTCATGTTGCTCATAATTGTGTTTTAGGCGATCGCATCGTTATTGCTAATTCCGTAGCTTTAGCGGGTCACGTGGAGGTAGAGTCCAAAGCTGTTATTGGGGGTATGCTAGGTATTCATCAATTTGTTAAAGTCGGTAAAATGGCTATGTTAGGTGGAATGAGTCGTATAGATCGAGATGTACCACCTTATATGTTAGTAGAAGGCAATCCTTCCCATGTGCGATCGCTTAACCTTGTCGCTTTAAAACGAAATAATTTTGACAGTGAACAAATAGCTATTATGAAAAAAGCCTATAAAATTCTCTATAAATCAGGATTAACAATTAGTCGAGCATTAAAAGAATTAGAGCCTTTATGTGAGAATGAACATATTAAACATTTGAGCCAATTTATGGAATCTTCTATGAATAATAAAAATAGACGAGGATTAATAAATGGAAATCAATAA
- the fabZ gene encoding 3-hydroxyacyl-ACP dehydratase FabZ yields MEQIVEKEQDLGQDTKTTFSVTEIQELLPHRYPFALVDRIIDYIPGKKVTGIKNLTINEPFFQGHIPGKPIMPGVLELEAMAQVGGVILTLLPGMKGKFFAYAGVDKARFRRPVVPGDQLIMTVELISFKRNRIAKMQGQGFVDDQLAVEAEMLFSLLD; encoded by the coding sequence ATGGAACAAATCGTAGAAAAAGAACAAGATTTAGGGCAAGATACAAAAACAACTTTCTCCGTTACAGAAATTCAAGAGTTGTTGCCTCATCGTTATCCTTTTGCTTTAGTCGATCGCATAATTGATTATATTCCTGGTAAAAAAGTCACGGGTATAAAAAATCTTACTATCAATGAACCTTTTTTTCAGGGGCATATTCCGGGTAAACCAATTATGCCGGGTGTTTTAGAATTGGAAGCGATGGCACAAGTTGGGGGAGTTATTTTAACCTTGTTACCTGGTATGAAAGGGAAATTTTTTGCCTATGCTGGTGTAGATAAAGCTCGTTTTCGTCGTCCTGTAGTACCAGGTGATCAATTAATTATGACAGTAGAATTAATTTCCTTTAAACGTAATCGTATTGCTAAAATGCAAGGTCAAGGATTTGTAGATGATCAATTAGCCGTGGAAGCTGAAATGTTATTTTCTCTTTTAGATTAA
- a CDS encoding glutathione S-transferase family protein — protein sequence MSNTLLSWQELEKLTNCDIDNVNGLTNSQALLRLFNQPEKNIRVTFYRDHHAWCPYCQKVWSWLEEKQIPYRVKKVTMFCYGNKESWYKQKVPSGMLPALELDGQIITESDDILSALENTFGVLGLGMQHPKIIPLRKLERLLFRAWCSWLCYPTMFSIQEENNRKQFIEVVKEVESALLITDSPYFLDDFSVADVIFTPYVERMNASLYYYKGYSLREENPYFSRWFDAMETRSTYRGTQSDFHTHAHDLPPQMGGCYANRTDKTKINQKLVDEGDWFSLPDVTYLEPENSRQEALYRVLKHRQNIIKVNPVDNQLFDQALRCALTYMMTGEVCSLPPNSAIGLRYLRDRISVPRDMSVYAAKRLRSALEYIANLQNDLQPEPLTIRHRRDQDPINFLALK from the coding sequence ATGAGCAATACTCTTCTTTCTTGGCAAGAATTAGAAAAACTAACGAATTGTGACATCGATAACGTCAATGGATTAACAAATTCTCAAGCACTTCTTCGGCTATTCAACCAACCAGAAAAAAACATCAGAGTTACCTTCTATAGAGATCATCATGCTTGGTGTCCTTATTGTCAAAAAGTATGGTCATGGTTAGAAGAAAAACAAATTCCTTACCGTGTTAAAAAAGTAACCATGTTTTGTTATGGAAACAAGGAAAGTTGGTATAAACAAAAAGTACCATCGGGAATGTTACCCGCTTTAGAATTAGATGGACAAATTATTACTGAAAGTGATGATATTTTATCAGCCTTAGAAAATACTTTCGGAGTTTTAGGATTAGGAATGCAACATCCAAAAATTATCCCCTTAAGAAAATTAGAAAGATTATTATTTCGAGCATGGTGTAGTTGGCTTTGTTATCCCACAATGTTTTCCATTCAGGAAGAAAATAATCGTAAGCAATTTATCGAAGTTGTCAAAGAGGTAGAATCAGCTTTACTAATAACCGATAGCCCTTATTTTTTAGATGATTTCAGTGTCGCTGATGTTATTTTTACTCCTTATGTTGAACGAATGAATGCTAGTCTTTATTACTATAAGGGATACTCTTTGCGGGAAGAAAATCCTTATTTTTCTAGGTGGTTTGATGCTATGGAAACTCGGTCAACTTATAGAGGTACACAAAGTGATTTTCATACTCATGCCCATGATTTACCTCCACAAATGGGTGGTTGTTACGCTAATAGGACAGACAAAACTAAAATAAATCAAAAACTTGTAGATGAAGGAGATTGGTTTAGTTTACCAGATGTTACTTATCTTGAGCCTGAAAATTCTCGTCAAGAAGCTTTATATCGAGTTTTAAAACATCGTCAAAATATTATTAAAGTTAATCCTGTGGATAACCAATTATTTGATCAAGCTTTGCGTTGTGCTTTAACTTATATGATGACGGGAGAAGTTTGCTCTCTTCCTCCTAATTCTGCCATTGGTTTACGATATTTACGAGATAGAATTAGTGTACCTCGTGATATGTCAGTTTATGCCGCAAAAAGATTACGTAGTGCTTTAGAATATATTGCTAATTTACAAAATGATTTACAACCTGAACCTTTAACCATACGTCATCGACGAGATCAAGATCCGATAAATTTTCTGGCATTGAAATAA
- a CDS encoding ribonuclease Z — translation MEVTFLGTSSGVPTRSRNVSSVALRLTQRGEIWLFDCGEGTQHQLLRSDLKTSQLKKIFVTHMHGDHTFGLMGLLASCGLGAHAENVEVYGPPGIEPYLKACMKYSYTYFPYGVNINTIEPGVVYEDQDFIVTTELLKHRVTAFGYRITEKDKAGKFNVEKAKKVGIPFGPVYGKLKAGETVTLEDGRTFIGSQFCGATEIGRKFVYCTDTVFCENAIELAQDADVLIHEATFAHQDAEMAFEKMHSTTTMAAQVALAAQVKQLIMTHFSPRYAPGNSLQMSDLLKEAQSIFPQTVLAYDFFRYEIPRRR, via the coding sequence GTGGAAGTAACTTTTTTAGGCACAAGTTCAGGCGTACCAACTAGATCCAGAAATGTTTCTAGTGTTGCGTTGCGGCTGACTCAGCGAGGAGAAATTTGGTTATTTGATTGCGGAGAAGGCACTCAACATCAACTATTACGTAGTGATTTAAAAACTTCTCAACTGAAAAAAATTTTTGTAACCCATATGCACGGGGATCATACCTTTGGTTTAATGGGATTATTGGCTAGTTGTGGATTAGGTGCGCATGCAGAAAATGTTGAAGTATATGGACCTCCGGGTATTGAGCCTTATTTAAAAGCTTGTATGAAATATTCTTATACTTATTTCCCTTATGGTGTCAATATTAATACTATCGAACCGGGTGTCGTGTATGAAGATCAAGATTTTATCGTTACCACTGAATTACTCAAACATCGTGTCACTGCCTTTGGTTATCGCATTACCGAGAAAGATAAAGCAGGTAAGTTTAACGTAGAAAAGGCGAAAAAAGTAGGAATTCCTTTTGGTCCTGTTTATGGGAAACTAAAAGCTGGTGAAACTGTTACCCTTGAGGATGGACGCACATTTATAGGTTCCCAATTTTGTGGAGCAACAGAAATCGGGAGGAAATTTGTTTATTGTACAGATACTGTTTTTTGTGAAAATGCCATCGAATTAGCACAAGATGCTGACGTATTAATTCATGAGGCAACCTTCGCTCATCAAGATGCAGAAATGGCTTTTGAAAAAATGCACTCAACCACGACGATGGCTGCACAAGTAGCTTTAGCGGCACAGGTTAAACAACTAATAATGACTCATTTTAGCCCTCGTTATGCTCCGGGAAATTCTTTACAAATGAGTGATTTGCTGAAAGAAGCACAATCAATTTTTCCTCAAACAGTTTTGGCTTATGATTTCTTTCGTTATGAAATTCCTCGTCGTCGATAA
- a CDS encoding peroxiredoxin: protein MTLTVGTKAPAFTTKDDQGNTVSLSDFAGKIVVLYFYPKDDTPGCTIEAQGFRDNYEEYKGKDIVVLGVSNDDEASHTRFKEKYGLPFSLLADTNRSISQSYDVDGGGYPKRVTYIINGEGIITHVDDKVKTATHAQDILATLV, encoded by the coding sequence ATGACACTCACCGTTGGCACTAAAGCACCAGCATTCACCACTAAAGATGATCAAGGTAATACAGTTTCTTTATCAGATTTTGCAGGTAAAATAGTAGTTTTATATTTCTACCCTAAAGATGATACTCCGGGTTGCACCATCGAAGCTCAAGGTTTTCGTGATAATTATGAAGAATATAAAGGTAAAGATATTGTAGTTTTAGGGGTTAGTAACGATGATGAAGCATCCCATACAAGATTTAAAGAAAAATATGGTTTACCTTTTAGTCTATTAGCTGACACTAATAGAAGTATTTCTCAAAGTTATGATGTTGATGGTGGTGGCTATCCTAAACGAGTTACTTATATTATTAATGGTGAAGGTATTATTACCCATGTTGATGATAAGGTAAAAACTGCCACTCATGCTCAAGATATTCTAGCTACCCTTGTTTAA